AAAAAACGGTATACTCTCAAAAGTTAGTTTGGGATTCATTGTTTCTTTAATTTTTGCTATATATATAAGAGGAGTTGTTTTTGAAAAAGGAAAGCTTGGAGAAAGAATGGTTCGTAGTTTTTTTGAACTTTTTGAATCACTTTTAGGATATTTAAGTAATACCTTATCGTTTATTAGGTTGGGAGCTTTTGCTCTAAACCACGCAGGTTTGTTTTTAGCTTTTTATATGATGTCTCAAATGGCAAAAAATCCTGCGGCTTCTTTTATTGTTTTACTCATAGGGAATATTTTAATAATAGCTTTAGAAGGTCTTATAGTATTCATCCAAACATTAAGGCTAAATTATTATGAATTCTTTATGAAATTCTTTAAAGGCAATGGAAAGGAATTTAAACCCATTACATATAAGTTTTAAAATATTAAAACTTTAGAAACTATGATTTTTATAAAATAAATATCTAAAAAATTTTGTGGAGGTGTTGACTTTGGGATATATTATTTCTTTATCAAGCCTGGCAATAATAACAATTATTTTGGGCTTTTACTTTACTAAAAATACAACAAAGGCAAAAAGGTTTGCAAAAAGTATCTTTGGAGGAAATATAGCGATTTTCGCAGTTATCATTATTTTTGCTTTAATCAGCTTTTTTCCAACAAGTGCATATGCCCAAACAATTGGGACTACTAATGATAGTGCAAATGTCACAAATGATAGTACAAATGATATTGGTTTAGGTTTAATGGCTGCGGCTCTATCTACTGGTTTAGCTGCAATAGGTGCGGGTATTGGAGTCGCTGTAGTTGGATCTGCCTCTGTTGGAGCAATAAGCGAAAAACCAGAACTACTTGGGAGCACTTTAATCTATGTTGGACTAGCCGAAGGAATTGTTATTTATGGTTTGATTATTTCTATTATGATCTTAGGGAGGATATAATGAATGAAATTCTTTCTAATTAGTGACAACATAGATACCGCAATCGGCTTAAGACTGAGCGGGGTTGTAGGAACGGTTGTTCATGAAAGAGAAGAAATATTAGAAGCTTTTAATAACGCTTTAAAAGAAGAAGAAATAGGTGTTTTGCTAATTACCG
This genomic interval from Petrotoga sp. 9PWA.NaAc.5.4 contains the following:
- a CDS encoding ATP synthase subunit C, yielding MLTLGYIISLSSLAIITIILGFYFTKNTTKAKRFAKSIFGGNIAIFAVIIIFALISFFPTSAYAQTIGTTNDSANVTNDSTNDIGLGLMAAALSTGLAAIGAGIGVAVVGSASVGAISEKPELLGSTLIYVGLAEGIVIYGLIISIMILGRI